From Ignatzschineria sp. RMDPL8A, a single genomic window includes:
- the mscL gene encoding large-conductance mechanosensitive channel protein MscL, producing the protein MKLFKEFKEFAMRGNVIDLAVGVIIGAAFNKIVSSLVADIIMPPLGILIGGIDFKDFSLVLKAATEEAPEVVLNYGLFIQNIFDFTIVAFSIFIAIKVLNKLHSKKEEEAAAAPAEPTPSKEELLLGEIRDLLKESNQK; encoded by the coding sequence ATGAAATTATTTAAAGAGTTCAAAGAGTTTGCGATGCGCGGTAATGTGATCGACCTCGCCGTTGGGGTGATCATTGGGGCGGCGTTTAACAAAATCGTCTCCTCACTCGTTGCGGACATTATCATGCCCCCACTCGGGATTTTAATTGGCGGAATCGACTTTAAAGATTTCTCGCTCGTCTTAAAAGCCGCCACCGAAGAAGCGCCGGAAGTGGTGCTCAATTACGGACTCTTTATCCAAAATATCTTCGACTTCACCATCGTTGCCTTCTCAATCTTTATTGCGATTAAAGTGCTCAACAAGCTCCATAGCAAAAAAGAGGAAGAAGCGGCTGCAGCGCCTGCAGAACCAACCCCTTCAAAAGAGGAATTGCTTTTAGGTGAAATTCGCGATCTACTTAAAGAGAGCAATCAAAAATAA
- a CDS encoding Smr/MutS family protein, with product MALSDDDKALFRTTLGSIKPIKNDKVVHARRKISVKVRRALPENQKTIDMMSDASHWLDLDPDVEMRYAKPGIQRRLLKTLAQGRIEPEAGIDLHGLTVEEARDELSAFLYDSLRDNCYCVIVVHGQGYNSPEGPIIRGFVNKWLRLKNEVLAFSNAPQYMGGRGATLVLLRRGYEF from the coding sequence ATGGCTCTTTCAGATGACGATAAAGCGCTTTTTCGCACCACGCTCGGCAGTATTAAGCCGATCAAAAACGATAAAGTGGTTCACGCGCGCCGAAAAATTTCGGTGAAGGTGCGTCGTGCGTTGCCGGAAAATCAAAAAACGATCGATATGATGAGCGATGCCTCCCATTGGCTTGATCTTGATCCCGATGTGGAGATGCGTTACGCAAAACCGGGCATTCAGCGCAGGCTCTTGAAAACACTGGCGCAAGGGCGGATTGAACCGGAAGCAGGGATCGATCTTCACGGGCTTACGGTGGAAGAGGCGCGCGATGAACTGAGTGCCTTTTTATACGATTCGCTACGAGATAATTGTTATTGCGTTATTGTGGTGCATGGGCAGGGCTATAATTCGCCGGAAGGGCCTATTATTCGCGGATTTGTCAATAAGTGGCTACGCCTTAAAAATGAGGTGCTCGCCTTTAGTAATGCTCCTCAATATATGGGCGGACGCGGGGCAACGCTCGTGCTGCTTCGTCGCGGTTATGAGTTTTAA
- the arcC gene encoding carbamate kinase — MKIVVALGGNALGYSVSEQHENLKSTVVPLVDLIADGHDVVFTHGNGPQVGMIKLAMDAATQHINAEAMPITECGAMSQGYIGYHLQRYLRDELARRRIDKEVVTVITEVEVDPNDPAFENPTKPIGAFYSKEEADQLMAKGYNMIEDAGRGYRTVVASPIPQNIIQKKTIEALIDAGEIVITVGGGGIPVTVSSGITDTKPAVIDKDYASSKLAEIIDADYLVILTAVEKVAINFGKPNQVELDVLTPGEAEGFIQSGEFAPGSMLPKVKAAISFANSKPGRKALITSLEKAKDGLAGRTGTVVIA; from the coding sequence ATGAAAATTGTCGTGGCATTAGGTGGAAACGCCCTCGGATACAGCGTTTCAGAGCAGCATGAAAACTTAAAAAGCACCGTGGTTCCCTTAGTGGATTTGATCGCTGATGGGCATGATGTGGTGTTTACGCACGGAAATGGGCCACAAGTGGGCATGATTAAACTTGCGATGGATGCTGCCACCCAACACATTAATGCAGAGGCCATGCCGATCACCGAGTGTGGGGCGATGAGCCAAGGGTATATCGGTTATCATTTACAGCGCTACCTACGAGACGAACTAGCACGACGCCGTATTGATAAAGAAGTGGTTACTGTGATTACCGAGGTGGAAGTGGATCCGAATGACCCCGCGTTTGAGAATCCGACAAAACCGATTGGCGCGTTTTATAGTAAAGAAGAGGCCGATCAATTGATGGCAAAAGGCTATAACATGATTGAAGATGCGGGCCGTGGTTATCGTACCGTGGTGGCATCGCCGATTCCGCAAAATATTATTCAAAAGAAAACGATCGAAGCGCTGATTGATGCCGGTGAAATTGTGATTACCGTCGGCGGTGGCGGGATTCCGGTGACGGTTTCAAGTGGCATCACCGATACCAAACCTGCGGTAATTGACAAAGATTACGCCTCATCGAAACTTGCTGAAATTATCGATGCCGATTATCTAGTCATTTTAACTGCGGTAGAAAAAGTGGCGATCAATTTTGGGAAACCCAATCAAGTGGAGCTCGATGTTTTAACGCCGGGTGAAGCGGAAGGATTTATCCAAAGCGGTGAATTTGCGCCGGGCTCAATGCTCCCTAAAGTGAAAGCGGCGATTAGTTTTGCCAATAGTAAACCGGGCCGTAAAGCGCTGATTACCTCCCTTGAAAAAGCCAAAGATGGATTAGCAGGACGTACCGGAACGGTGGTGATTGCCTAA
- a CDS encoding VUT family protein yields the protein MRYIYLAAYVGSILIANLVLDRFIELPMFGLLSYGTIFFAFVFTLRDHLHRYGLKFALLGIAIAIVVNTLCSLWFEIPPRFLIASFLSILLSELADTAIFERLRGRTWPVKVLASNAVSVPLDSALFTMIAFLGVFEFSMMIEIIFADVIAKYLIATSVMGRALFKDWRKKPVNSDPQKLSVSA from the coding sequence ATGCGTTATATCTATTTGGCCGCTTATGTCGGCTCGATCTTGATTGCGAACCTCGTACTCGATCGATTTATTGAACTCCCCATGTTTGGTCTTTTAAGCTACGGTACGATTTTTTTCGCCTTTGTCTTTACCTTGCGCGATCACCTTCATCGCTATGGGCTTAAATTTGCACTCCTTGGGATCGCCATTGCCATTGTGGTCAATACACTCTGTTCCCTCTGGTTTGAGATTCCCCCGCGATTTTTGATCGCCTCATTTCTCTCAATTTTACTCAGTGAGCTCGCCGATACGGCAATTTTCGAACGCTTACGCGGTAGGACGTGGCCGGTGAAAGTGCTGGCAAGTAATGCGGTGAGCGTGCCCCTTGATAGTGCGCTATTCACCATGATCGCCTTTTTAGGCGTGTTTGAGTTTTCCATGATGATTGAGATTATCTTTGCCGATGTGATCGCTAAATATCTGATCGCCACAAGCGTTATGGGGCGTGCCCTCTTTAAAGATTGGCGGAAAAAGCCGGTTAACTCCGATCCGCAAAAATTGTCGGTATCGGCTTAA